A genomic window from Macaca thibetana thibetana isolate TM-01 chromosome 16, ASM2454274v1, whole genome shotgun sequence includes:
- the LOC126938294 gene encoding microtubule-associated proteins 1A/1B light chain 3C-like, protein MGPQINHKGDTCSLDLSVGNKKTCFVDTTPCPYEFKSHRQEPKEVWELRAPGPWQLAQQQEARNPCLRSPEEPKACSPPPTASACYLPPPLGAGPSCFLGYSKERRGSGLLLIFASSLVLETFTAIRQEEVAGIRAKFPNKIPVVVERYPRETFLPLLDKTKFLVPQELTMTQFLSIIRSRMVLRATEPFYLLVNNKSLVSTSVTMAEIYRDYKDEDGFVYMTYASQETFGCLESAAPRDGSSLEDRPCSPL, encoded by the exons ATGGGACCGCAGATAAACCATAAAGGAGACACTTGCTCCCTG GATCTCAGTGTTGGAAACAAGAAGACCTGCTTTGTGGACACCACTCCATGCCCCTACGAGTTTAAAAGCCACCGCCAGGAGCCT AAGGAAGTGTGGGAGCTCCGAGCCCCAGGTCCCTGGCAGCTGGCGCAGCAGCAGGAGGCACGAAACCCTTGCCTAAGATCACCCGAGGAG CCAAAGGCATGCAGCCCACCTCCCACAGCCAGCGCCTGCTACCTCCCACCGCCCTTGGGGGCCGGACCTTCCTG TTTTCTGGGTTACTCGAAAGAGAGGAGAGGATCTGGCCTTCTCTTGATCTTTGCTTCTTCCCTTGTGCTTGAAACATtcacagcaatcagacaagaggaagTTGCTGGAATCCGGGCAAAGTTCCCCAACAAGATCCCGGTGGTAGTGGAGCGCTACCCCAGGGAGACGTTCCTGCCCCTGCTGGACAAAACCAAGTTCCTGGTCCCGCAGGAGCTGACCATGACCCAGTTCCTCAGCATCATCAGGAGCCGCATGGTCCTGAGAGCCACGGAACCCTTTTACTTGCTGGTGAACAACAAGAGCCTGGTCAGCACGAGCGTAACCATGGCAGAGATCTACAGAGACTACAAGGATGAGGATGGCTTCGTGTACATGACGTACGCctcccaggagacatttggctGCCTGGAGTCAGCAGCCCCCAGGGATGGGAGCAGCCTTGAGGACAGACCCTGCAGTCCTCTCTAG